The genomic region GGGAACTTATCCCGGTATGGGACGAGATGATCGCGGAATTCAACTCGAAAACGGGGCTGAGAAAATCCACCGGCGCGGAGAGCAAAGTGTGACGCTACCCGTATCCACAATGATCTGCGCCGGATGTGGATATGAACTCCCACCCGGAAGCCCATATCCCTTTCGATGCCCCCAACAAGATGGATCCGATGATATCGATCATGTACTGACCCGCGTGCTGAGCACGGATGAGATCGCAACGAAGAAGGAATGGAAAGCGATCTTCACTCATCCGGAGGCGAATCCTTTTGTTAAATACCGGAAGCTTTTTCATTCCTATCATGCCGCCCGCGCCGGAGGACTGAAGGATGCGGAGTATGTCGGCATTGTAAAGAAACTCGATTCGGCGGTTTCGAAGGCCGATGGACGGGGGTTCGAAGCGACGCCCTTGCTTGAGCATACGGAGCTGGCGGTGCGTCTGAATTGTCCACCCGGCGCCGCCGTCTGGATCAAAGATGAGACCGGCAATGTCTCCGGTTCGCATAAAGCCCGGCATCTCATGGGATTGATGATCTGGCTGGAGATCGTCCGCAAACTTGGGATTGCCATGGTGAAGCCCGGCATCCGGCCGACCCTTTCGATCGCCAGTTGCGGGAATGCCGCATTGGCCGCGGCGGTTGTCGCCGCCGCCGCCGGGTATCCCCTCAATGTATATGTTCCCGCATCAGCAAAGCGCTCGACGATTCAACTCCTTAAAGAGCTCGGCGCACAATGCACGATCTGCCGGCGGCGGAAGAATGAGGCGGGCGACCCCTGTATCAGGGAGTTTCATCGGTCGCTTTCCCGCGGCGCGTTACCCTTCACCGTGCAGGGAAGCGAAAACGGCCTGGCGATCGAAGGGGGTGAAACACTTGGATGGGAGATGATCTCAACGCTGATTCAAAAGAAGAAACGTTTGGACCGCTTGATCATTCAAGTTGGGGGCGGAGCCTTGGCGGCCTCCTGTATTCAGGCCTTCCGGGAAGCCAGAGAGATCGGTCTTATCAGGAGTCTTCCCATTATCCATACCGTTCAGACCCGCGGCGCCTATCCACTGCAACGTGCTTTTCAAGGTTTAACAAAAAATATCTTGGAGCGCTACCGCAGAGAATCGGGTGAATCCTTTGCCATCCCGCGGGGCAACTATGAGCGAACGGCATTGATCCGGGAGCGGGTTCCCGAGGTGGTTTTGGATGAAGCTCTTTACTACGCCGTCACGCATCGCTCAAAATTCATGTTCCCCTGGCCGGTAACGCCCAAAAGCCTGGCCGAGGGGATTCTGGACGATGAAACCTATGACTGGATGGCTGTGATTCGGGGGATGCTGCTGACAGGCGGGTATCCGGTTGTGGTTTCCGAGAGCGATCTCACGAAAGCGCAGGCCGTCGCTCATCGCGCCACTGGAATTCCGGCCGGCTATACCGGGATAGCGGGTTTGGCCGGCTATATCCGGCTGCTCCGGTCCAAAGAAACGGCGGCGGGTGAAACCGTCGCCCTTCTCTTCACCGGGCTCGATCGTCAAGACCCCAGCGCCCCGCGGTAGAGGCTCGGGAAGCGGGCGAGAAAAGCGATGACGGGGGCCAGTTCTCTTGAATCGACGCATTCCCCGATCTTATGTGTGTTTTGTTCAATGCCCGGGCCGATACCGATCATGGCGGGGTGATGATAACTGCCGGAGGTGACCCAGCCTTTTCCCGGCGGCAGAGAGAAGCTGTAATCACTGACCGGGATGCAATAGCCGACGCCGTCCGTTGAAAAAACCCAGCGATCCACACGGGCCTTTTTGCGGAATAATCCGGTTTCACCGAATGGGTGAACGAGGGGCGACGCGACCTTTTCATAGGTTTCCACCGCTGTTTTTACAACAAGATGATTCTCCGGGGTCGCCCAGCCGGGATAAATTTGAGGATTATTGGGCGCATATCCTCGCCAGGTTGGTTCGCAGTATATCGGTGCGTGAATATGAAGGTGGAGCCCCGCCTCGATGGCTCTCCTCACGGTCGACATTGATTTTACATCAGCCAGAGCCTCGATGGGATCTTCTCCCGCCGTCAAACGGCGGTCAAAACGGAATGTGAAACGTTCGGGAACAGCGCAATCGCTGGGTGTTTGCAGGACGGCATCACTGGCTGTCCGGGTCCCGCGTCCCAGGAAAGGATCGTCACCGAATCCCTCGCCGCGCGCATGCCGGTCCGCCGCCTCCGCGATAATCGCGGCGCCGTATTCAAGAGGATTGCGCCCTTCCCATGGCATCGATCCATGGCATGACCTTCCCGTGATCTCGACCTCGATCTGCATCCGTCCCCGTTGTCCCCGGTAAAGTCCCAGGGCCCCCTTTTTCGCACACCCCGTTCCTTCGGTCAGCAGAACCACGTCGGGTATCCGGCCCGAACCCATACCTGAAGTCTCTTTGAGGGGTACCTCATTGTGGAGGATATAGATCGGTCCGCCGCCGTCATTATCTTCTTCGGACACGGTTCCATAGGATTGGATGATGACACCACGCAGGGTTCCCTCGGAACGAAGTTCCCGGAGAATCTTTGCCGCGATGATTTGGCAGACCACGCCGCCCAACTGATCAGCGGCGCCCCTGCCCCAGATTAAATGTGAACGTTCCTCTTCCGGCGGTAGATAGCCCAATTCCTGCGAGAGCACCGCCCAGTCAACCTGAGATATATTTGTGAGTCCAAGATAGGGATCCAAGCCGCCGCCCAGAGATTCATGCCACCGCTGTCTCAATGCCTGAACGGTGTCGGTATGCCCGTCCATATAGATGATGGTTTTTTCATCTTCCGGAATGCCGTCGGATGGATCATGGACTCTCCACCAGAGATTGCCGAAAGCGTCGCTGCCGACATCGGCGGGGCTCCGGACGGCGCCGATCTCGAGAATACGCCTCCGAAAATACTCCAACCGCGGCCCCTCATGATTAGAAAGTCCACATTCAGGATCACCACCCTCAGCGATGGGCCGATTGATATAGTCGTCGGGGATACGGATGGCCTCCTGGAGTATCTCGACGGCCAGAGATTTATACCGCTCCGCCAATTCAATAATTTTACCATCCATCTCTGTACCCCTTGTTAAATGTCGCTGGATAGTGCGGCAAGGTATTCAGTAAGCAATTCCTTCAGATCCGGCTCCTTGGCCGCGGCAAGCAAAGCCATAATAGCATAGACCTTTTTATTCGCCTCGCGGGCAAGGTCAAACCGAAAGCGCTCCAATACGCCCCGGCTCACTTCAGCTCCAATATCTGCAGGCAGGCAATGCATGTAGAGGGCACCGCCCTTTGCGGTGGATTTCATCCGCCGCTCATCGCAAATCCAATCGGTGTGAAGGGCGTTCCTCTCCAGCGCCGCCGCTTCGATCCGCCGCAGCCCTTCATGATCTTTTCGGCGGTTGGCCTCGACCCGTTCCAGCATCAGGTCATAAGGCCCCCAACTTTTTGGATAAACAATATCGGCCTCGCTAAAAACTTCGTCCATGACGTTCGATTGTACAAAACTGCCACCGGCCGCCTTGGCATTGCTTTGCGCGGTGTCGAGGCATTCCGGCATCAATCCGTAACCCTCTGGGTGAGCCAGCCGGACATTCATACCGAACCGGGTTAATAAAGTAATCAAACCCTGAGGCACAGAAAGGGGCTTGGCGTAACTGGGAGAATAAGCCCAGCTGACGGCGATCGTTCTCCCCGAGAGTCCCTTTGGAAACTTTTCCCGGAGCCAGCAAAGATCGGCCAGCGTCTGCGTCGGGTGATCGATATCACACTGGAGATTTACGATCGGCACAGCCCGCTGGCTGCCCACCGATTTGAGATAGTCATCGATTCCTTTCTTGGCATCCCGCATGAACCGGTTGCCCTCGCCGAGAATCAAATCATGGCGGATGCCCATGGCGTGGGCGTTCATTCCGAGCATGGCGCCCGTCTCTTCCGCCGTTTCTCCATGCGCGACCTGGGTCGTGGAACCATCCACGATGACCGGATGAGCTCCAAGCCGCGCCGCGGCCCCCGCCCAACTTGACTTTGTGCGCGTGGAGCCGTCAAAGAAAAGGGCATAGGCGAGTTCGTCAGGGAAGAGCGGAAAAGAACATCCCTCGCGGTCGGCTTCTTCGAAGAACTCGATCAGCTGACAGAGTGTTTTTATCTCGCCAGTGGTCCAATCCTGCGTGAGGAGCATGCTGCGATGGGCCAGGCGCGAGAGGATCTTTTCATCGAGTTGGTCGATTTTTTTCAGTAAATAATCATAATCCATCTTTAGACTCCTTGATGTGAACAAGGGTGTTTATGTAATTGATCCGACCTGTTTCCAGTAGAACCCGGCGGAAAAAATCCATAATGAAATAGGGCCTAAGGTCCAATTTCTCGGGAACGTTTCCTGAGATTGTGCCTTGGGGATGCGACGCCTGAAAGCGAATATTGAAACCTGTTCCAGAGAAAGAGACCCTGTCGCCGGTTTTTTCCAATCGGTATTCACGGCCCGCGATGCGGCCGAGAACGGTCGTTGTCGCCGATCCGCCGGCAAGATAAAACGCGCTGGCGTGCCGGGATTCTCTCCAAGACGTTTCACTCCCGTAGAATGCCGGTTTCATGAATTGCGGGCCGCCGTCCTCCGGGCAAAAGACATCGCAATTTCCGCATTGATTGCAGAAATCGCCGAAAAGACCGATTTGATGCTTTTCGGCCAGGGATCCAATCCCGGCGCTGGGGACTTCGGTTTCGCCGTCGGCAAAAGCAAACAAAGCGTTGTTGGGACAGACGGCGAGACAAATATCACACGTCAAGCAATCAAAGAGTTCCAATTTGCGTTGAATTTTGCGAGGCGGCTTGTTGTTGCGTGTGTGTGAATAGCGGGAGTCGGCCGCAACCTGCTTTAAATAATATTCCGTATTCGCTGAAACGTCCCCCGAAGATCCCTCCGGAGCATAAGCCTTTTTTTTAAATTCATCCACTGTCGTCGCGCCCACGGCCTCCATCCGGCGGTACAGTTCCCCGTAATAGAGCGGAAACCGCGAATAACCTCCGGGTTTTAAAAGATCGGTGCAAGCTGTAATCGGCTTCAGTCCGAGCGCGACGGCATCGGGGAAATTTTTCCGGTCGATTCCCGCGGATAAAGAGATAGGGAAGCGGTCTCGAAATATTTTTCTGAAGCGGGAGATCAGCCGCATGGCCAGCGGGTGCAGCGGGGGGCCGGAAAGATAGGCGGTCTCTTCGCTTTCCGGAAGAGATGTGCCGGTGTTTTTAACGATGAGTGTATTTGTGAATTTTACACCGAGTTGAAGCCCCAGTTCGTCGGCCGTCCTTCCCAGCCGTTCCACCAAGTTGATAGCGCGGTCCCAGGAGAGATCGTCGTCAAAAGCCTCATCCCGTATGATGATGCGCTCATATCCGAGTTGGTTATTGATCAACTCCCGGGTTTCGCGTTTGCCGAGAAGAGTGGGGTTGAACTTGATAACGCAATTCAGCCGGTACTCCCTAAAAAGAAAGTCGATGATGCTTTCGATCTCATCGGGCGGGCACCCGTGAAAGGTGCTGAGGGTCACGGAATCGGCAAGCCGATCCGGGACATCGAGTTCGGCATGATGTCTGAATTCCGCCGGAATGGACCGGCGGAAATAATCCGCCCGCGTTTTTGTGTTTAACATTCCATCAATGAAATTCCGGACCTTTCCACCGCTGATGCCCGCGAGATCATATCCGACGCTCAGATCGTAGAGCACCGGCCCGCGGTTCGGATCCTGGCTCCAGGGAGCGCTCTGTCTCAGCATCTCAATGAGCATGTATCCTTTGATATACTCATCGAGCGATTCGTCGAGACTCAGCTCCTGTGACCACTCGGTATTGAATCCGACAGTCCGCATGTCGATGCAGGGACGGGACAGCTCCAATCGATCCATAACCTGGATCGTTTTAAGCTCCAAGATCCCCGCACCGGCGAGCCAGGCAAGAACGATATTCTGCGCCATCTGCGTATGCGGCCCTGCGGCGGGTCCCAGCGGGCTGGTCGCCCTGCGTCCGAAGTAGGAAATGGAAAGATCCATCCGCGGATGACTTTGTAAGGCCTTTCGCAGCGGCAGGCCAAAAACAGCTTGATCCCGTTCGCATTCTCGAAAGATGCGGGATACGAGGGCTTCAAATGGATAAGGTTTCAGCATCGCCATGATCCGTATATTGCCAGAATTACGGAAAAATGGGGAGGATAAAGTCCGATTCCGGAATTTAGGAGCGGTGGAGGACGCTGCTTTTCGACGCGGAGGGTCCGTTAAGCGGAAGACGCATGATAAAGGGACATCCGATCAGGGGCATGACGGCGCTGATTGTAAAGGCTGTTCGCATGCCGAAGGAATCACCCAGGCCGCCATAGATGATGACCACCAACGCGCGAAGGCTGAAACTCATGGCCATGTAGATGCCGTTTGCCAAGGCGCGGTTCTCAGGATTCTGTTCTTGTACCATCGCCATAATGACGGGCGTCGTTGAAAGGGCCGTGAAGCCCATCAGCACAAGGCTCAGCAGGCGAAGCCATCCGCCGCTGAAGAGGAAGAGCATCATCAGGGGAGGTGTGGCCCCCAAGGAAAGAAAGAGGATGGCCCGGCGCCCTATCCGATCGCTCAAAGTCCCACCGAGCAGGGCGCCTGCGACACCGGCGCCCTCCAGTATCGAAAGGGATGCCCCCGCCGTCCAGAGATCGCTCCCTTGGTCAATGAGAAAGGTGGGAAGATAAATTGTGAGTGCTACCAGGGCGAAAGCGCGGGTGAAGACAATCGCCGAAAGCGGAAGCAGAAATGCCCTCATTGAGACAAGTGTCTGCCTCCAGGGGCGTCCCTCTCGCGCCGCGGCCGGGCGTTCAGGGATACGCCGCAATTTGTAAAAGAGCAGTATCGATATCGCCAGGCCGCCGGTCATCAACCAGGGTGTTCCATTAAGGGAGAGAACACCGACGGCGCTGACAATGATGATGGGTCCCAAGGTTCGGCCGAGTTCCCCACCGACCATCCAAAATCCCATCCCGCGGCCCAAATTGGATCCAGAGAGATGACCCGCGAGGACGGGACCGACGGCGTGAAGGCCGGCGGAGCTGATCCCTGCGAGGAGAAGGAGAAGGGCCAGCCAGCCGTACCCTGGGGCAATGCCGAGCAGGCTCATCAGGATGGCGGATAGAGCGGGAGTCAGAATGACGAAATAGCGAAGACTGACACGATCGGCCAGATGCCCGATAAAGGGCTGCAACAGTGATGCGCCTTGAATAAAGACCGACAGCAAGCCGGCTTCCGTTCTTGAGAGGGCGAATTTTTGGATGAATGCAGGGAGCAGTGGTGGGAGAAAAGCGGTATAGGTGTCATGCAGTGCATGACCGGCGCTGATCGCCAATACACCGCCTGAATCAAAGCGATCATTCTGGGTCTTGGATTCAACCGCCATGACCGGAGTTTACCCCTGGACGGTCTCAATCTCCAGCGCGATCGCCGGCAACGGTCCAAACAGGCATTTAGGCGGCCATTTTCTCGCGGAATTCAAGGAAAGTGCTTAGTAATTCATGCTGCTGAACGGGTTTTGTCATGTGAACATAACTTCCGGTCCGGTTCA from Candidatus Eisenbacteria bacterium harbors:
- a CDS encoding PLP-dependent lyase/thiolase; protein product: MTLPVSTMICAGCGYELPPGSPYPFRCPQQDGSDDIDHVLTRVLSTDEIATKKEWKAIFTHPEANPFVKYRKLFHSYHAARAGGLKDAEYVGIVKKLDSAVSKADGRGFEATPLLEHTELAVRLNCPPGAAVWIKDETGNVSGSHKARHLMGLMIWLEIVRKLGIAMVKPGIRPTLSIASCGNAALAAAVVAAAAGYPLNVYVPASAKRSTIQLLKELGAQCTICRRRKNEAGDPCIREFHRSLSRGALPFTVQGSENGLAIEGGETLGWEMISTLIQKKKRLDRLIIQVGGGALAASCIQAFREAREIGLIRSLPIIHTVQTRGAYPLQRAFQGLTKNILERYRRESGESFAIPRGNYERTALIRERVPEVVLDEALYYAVTHRSKFMFPWPVTPKSLAEGILDDETYDWMAVIRGMLLTGGYPVVVSESDLTKAQAVAHRATGIPAGYTGIAGLAGYIRLLRSKETAAGETVALLFTGLDRQDPSAPR
- a CDS encoding peptidase dimerization domain-containing protein; translated protein: MDGKIIELAERYKSLAVEILQEAIRIPDDYINRPIAEGGDPECGLSNHEGPRLEYFRRRILEIGAVRSPADVGSDAFGNLWWRVHDPSDGIPEDEKTIIYMDGHTDTVQALRQRWHESLGGGLDPYLGLTNISQVDWAVLSQELGYLPPEEERSHLIWGRGAADQLGGVVCQIIAAKILRELRSEGTLRGVIIQSYGTVSEEDNDGGGPIYILHNEVPLKETSGMGSGRIPDVVLLTEGTGCAKKGALGLYRGQRGRMQIEVEITGRSCHGSMPWEGRNPLEYGAAIIAEAADRHARGEGFGDDPFLGRGTRTASDAVLQTPSDCAVPERFTFRFDRRLTAGEDPIEALADVKSMSTVRRAIEAGLHLHIHAPIYCEPTWRGYAPNNPQIYPGWATPENHLVVKTAVETYEKVASPLVHPFGETGLFRKKARVDRWVFSTDGVGYCIPVSDYSFSLPPGKGWVTSGSYHHPAMIGIGPGIEQNTHKIGECVDSRELAPVIAFLARFPSLYRGALGS
- a CDS encoding knotted carbamoyltransferase YgeW — encoded protein: MDYDYLLKKIDQLDEKILSRLAHRSMLLTQDWTTGEIKTLCQLIEFFEEADREGCSFPLFPDELAYALFFDGSTRTKSSWAGAAARLGAHPVIVDGSTTQVAHGETAEETGAMLGMNAHAMGIRHDLILGEGNRFMRDAKKGIDDYLKSVGSQRAVPIVNLQCDIDHPTQTLADLCWLREKFPKGLSGRTIAVSWAYSPSYAKPLSVPQGLITLLTRFGMNVRLAHPEGYGLMPECLDTAQSNAKAAGGSFVQSNVMDEVFSEADIVYPKSWGPYDLMLERVEANRRKDHEGLRRIEAAALERNALHTDWICDERRMKSTAKGGALYMHCLPADIGAEVSRGVLERFRFDLAREANKKVYAIMALLAAAKEPDLKELLTEYLAALSSDI
- a CDS encoding glutamate synthase, encoding MAMLKPYPFEALVSRIFRECERDQAVFGLPLRKALQSHPRMDLSISYFGRRATSPLGPAAGPHTQMAQNIVLAWLAGAGILELKTIQVMDRLELSRPCIDMRTVGFNTEWSQELSLDESLDEYIKGYMLIEMLRQSAPWSQDPNRGPVLYDLSVGYDLAGISGGKVRNFIDGMLNTKTRADYFRRSIPAEFRHHAELDVPDRLADSVTLSTFHGCPPDEIESIIDFLFREYRLNCVIKFNPTLLGKRETRELINNQLGYERIIIRDEAFDDDLSWDRAINLVERLGRTADELGLQLGVKFTNTLIVKNTGTSLPESEETAYLSGPPLHPLAMRLISRFRKIFRDRFPISLSAGIDRKNFPDAVALGLKPITACTDLLKPGGYSRFPLYYGELYRRMEAVGATTVDEFKKKAYAPEGSSGDVSANTEYYLKQVAADSRYSHTRNNKPPRKIQRKLELFDCLTCDICLAVCPNNALFAFADGETEVPSAGIGSLAEKHQIGLFGDFCNQCGNCDVFCPEDGGPQFMKPAFYGSETSWRESRHASAFYLAGGSATTTVLGRIAGREYRLEKTGDRVSFSGTGFNIRFQASHPQGTISGNVPEKLDLRPYFIMDFFRRVLLETGRINYINTLVHIKESKDGL
- a CDS encoding MFS transporter, with the protein product MAVESKTQNDRFDSGGVLAISAGHALHDTYTAFLPPLLPAFIQKFALSRTEAGLLSVFIQGASLLQPFIGHLADRVSLRYFVILTPALSAILMSLLGIAPGYGWLALLLLLAGISSAGLHAVGPVLAGHLSGSNLGRGMGFWMVGGELGRTLGPIIIVSAVGVLSLNGTPWLMTGGLAISILLFYKLRRIPERPAAAREGRPWRQTLVSMRAFLLPLSAIVFTRAFALVALTIYLPTFLIDQGSDLWTAGASLSILEGAGVAGALLGGTLSDRIGRRAILFLSLGATPPLMMLFLFSGGWLRLLSLVLMGFTALSTTPVIMAMVQEQNPENRALANGIYMAMSFSLRALVVIIYGGLGDSFGMRTAFTISAVMPLIGCPFIMRLPLNGPSASKSSVLHRS